CTCCTACAGTGAGCCTGATGCAATGAGTCTGATGCAGTGAGTCTTATGCAGTGAGCCTGATGCAGTGAGTCAAATACAGTGAGTCTGATGCAGTGAGGCTGATGATGTGGGCCAGCTTTGTCTGGTCAGCCCGGTTTAACACTCACTGGACTACAACTAAACTAAAACCGACCTTAACCAATGAAGTATAGAAAAAAGATAAAGGCATTTTATATTGTAATTCCACCATGATCATGCTTCCTTTACCCCCATAACACACAATACTAGATCAGTTTGTGTATCATTTGTAGTATCACTAGTTGGTTGAGGATTCATCAACAGATTGCTGAAGATAAATTATGTCAGCCATCATCTTCATTCCCAGTAGGATTTGAATAAAAGGACATCACCTActgctgtgtggatggattTTCCATCTCAATAGTTAGTGTGTTATGATGAATCAAACTTAAcggacacttacacttctttagacCTGATTTCAGCCTCCGGAATCCACCGTGCTTCACACTGGGGGGGgaacaaagtgagagcagcatgttgaaacattcaccttcatcatctgctgtgTCATCTTTCTACACAACATGAGTTACAGCTGCCTTTTCAAACCGCTTAATCTAGCAGCGGTTTGAATCCTTGTAGGAGACATCGTCCCTaagtggtgagctgtcctctccatacctgagagtgtccagtctccagcgtggatcctccagtccagcagagagcagcctaactcctgagtctcctgggtgattgtagctcaggtccagctctctcagatgggaggggttagagctcagagctgaggccagagaatcACAGCCTTTCTGTGTGATCAGGCAACCAgacaacctgcacacacacacacacacacacacacacacacacacacacacacacacacacacacacacacacacacacacacacacacacacacacacacacacacacacacacatggatgagTTATTCTTATGAATATTCTGTATTAAAGGGAGATGTATTTGTTTATGGATGTGAATCTGAATGTATTCTGATTCACATCCATGTGAATCAGAATACATTCTGATTTACTAACTGTATGCACATTGAGTgcaactgacctgagagtttccagtgtacagtgtggaccctctagtccagcagagagcagcttcactcctgaatcctgcagatcattggtactcaggtccagctctctcagactagaggagttggagctgagaactgaagCCAGAGCTTCACaacatctctctgacagatgacagtcAGTCAGCcttcacaaacaacaaacacaacatgtaAGGAACTGTGATTAAATGTTACGGGAATTGTAACCAGTCTTTTTACAGGCATGAAATcataaataatatgaataatctGGATCTTAATATATCAAGAGATAGATGTCACACAGATGTTAAATTATCAAACAAAAATCATCCTTATACTTCACttaaaaatattgttttatgaATTGTTAGATATTAAACTTTACTAAACAACTCTAAACCCTCAGAATAAGAATGTTATACAACATACACCTTATAGCATCATTAACAAACTAAAAGTATAATGTGTACCGAAactgtcatggcaacacaaatataaatatttggaGTTAATCTtatgaaaacaatatatttATTGTTTCCTTTCTGGATGTAAATCAGTTAAACAGTTTCTGATATTGAaccttgtggtgtaactgtATGACcgttgagtaaaactgacctgagagtttccagtgtacagtgtggactccccagtccagcacagagcagcttcactcctgaatcctgcagatcattggtactcaggtccagctctctcagtcTAGAGGAGTttgagctgagaactgaggccagagcttcacagcatccctCTGACAGttgacagccattcagccttcacagaaaataaacagaacatgttCGGAACTGTGTTGAAATCTATTAAGAAGATTAAAAACCATTACTACTTGACATAATTAATGTATCAAAAGTCAGTCTTAaaatgttattaaatgttaaagAACAACTCTAGACTTCACCTTAATGTCTGAGTACATGTTATGCATAGAATAAGATTGTAATAAAACATACACGGTCTGCCGTCATTACAAACTAAGAAAATAACCTACACCATATAACTACACAGAGCCCTAAATTGGTCAAATTGAAGGAACAAAAAGGCAGGGTTACGTTCAACCAATCCTCATCCAACTTTCTGTAGTCAAAGGCGCATTGGGTCAAGATTATTTGCTCTGAAGATTAGCCAGATTGGGTGATAGGGGGTGCTGTTGCAATCAACTGAAAATGCAAACTTTGGATGTTCATATTTCCCGAACCCTTTGATCTActgtcataaaaaaataataataataattctccTCTCACGGTGAACAAATGTTCAAAAGGGACACTAACCTGGAAAAACATGGCCACCGGATTGCCAAATTAGCCCAAACAATCAATCATCTTTAGGTGTCTAAAGGCGGGCTGGATTTAGGGCAATCATCAACAAACGCGGTATACTTTTAGAAAAATAGCTCAAGATTAACCAGGCTTAAATTAATCCAAATAGGATCATGGGGGGCACTACAGCGACAGATTAAATGACATAACTCCTCACCCCTTGACACACGGTATAGAACTTTGTACGTGAATCACCAGACACATCGGCTGAGGTGTGATGGAAAATCCACATGTCACGTTTTTCTTAATGAACTTAGGTTTTGTTTACTATTCCGTGTACGGTCTTGCCACCCTGCTCTTCTTCATGGTCGTCTAAAATGTAAACCTTTGTGTTTCATGTGATGCAATCTGTTTTCACATTCCGTTCCCGTGTTGCCTTTcgttggtttgggcctgtttccttgaccccctggggagcaTCGAGAAGCAAGTGGTTCCATGTGATAAGGCACGGCCACAACCTCCTTCTATGACATCCTGAGGAGCTTCAATCAATAGATTACCAACTGGTTAACGAAGGCTTTTGATTTATTGGGGGACAGCTGCCCTCAAGAACCCAATCTAAAGGTAAGGCCACACTGCACGCGCGTTGGCgttgaaaatctgcatttttgcatagggaaccattggtgtaGGCGCGTAGACGAGTTAAAGCGGCGCGTTAGACGCGCcatacgcacgtaaacgcaccaacgcgcccaacgcaccaacgcgcaaagttcaaaaaattgaacttttgacgcgcctacgcgtgacgcttagccgcgatagcaaaccagcgtggagcttgacccgacgtcactggcagagagtaacgagtgacgcttgcacagaaacatatggcggacatctttctttattctgggtggaaatagtaacatagttacgccattaaaagcGTTCATGTTAACATTttttgcgagaaatgtgcattttactttcataatgttcgctctgtgaatgtgaaggatgtttggtttgataggtatgacgaagagggaatgctccattcacttgcatggacagcgtctttggttgctaagcaacctcaacgtctttggcagactatttctctgctgatcaacactacgaatgctggaaacacaccagacacaccatgtgaagttatttaacccgattattgttatttatatccgagattatttaatctaacctgATCTATGCTCTATCATGCACCAAAACatggcggcgtttgggtttcctacctcggactcctaaatccagcgcagccacaggcgcgttgggcgcgttgaaccatttttgtgacacacaatgatcaagcgtcaaatTAGGCACGTTATGCACGTTTTTTAACCCGAAAAACGCGTGCAGTGTGGCCTTAGCTTTAGTGTATAAGAAATCCTGACTTTAGCCACGCAgtggacttctccttgcaaACCTTTAGAGAGACGCAGGGCGAACTCCCAtttgaggcctcagattattgtgttgtatgcctgttttattgtttgttgatgcatgttgtgatgtatcttggTTCGTACTATCATTATGACCAGCAATTGTCcacaagtattgtgtgctttttgcatctaaatatctcatctgtcttagacgcaatatctgatagaGGAATTGCCACGACAGAAGGCAATATAAATACATTGGATCCCAAACTATTATCCAAACGTGGTAATGTTCATTAATTACATCTTTAACTGATCCGGTGTTGGACGTCAATATGAATCAAAGGAGGCACAGCTTTAAAAAGAGACTGTAATTGAAAACTGACCTGAgggtttccagtgtacagtgtggactccccagtccagcagagagcagcttcactcttgaatcctgcagatcattggaactcaggtccagctctctcagactagaggagtgggagctgagaactgaggccagagcttcgcagcatctctctgacagatgacagccattaagccttcacacaaaataaatgggTACATGTTAGAAAGTTTTGAATATCGAAAGTGGTTTTGTAGTGTCTCTATgttttgttaatgtttttttttatgttctagTATTATGCATATTATGTTGTTTGTATAGTACATGTTATTAGTACACCTAAAGATATATTTTGGTTCATAACTTTATATCctagtattatatatattgtgttgtctgtattgtaatacatgttattagtgaaCTTACAGAGTTtttttggaggctttgaccactggcaTCAGCATCAGCAGACCTTTCTCTTTAGCAGTCTCTTtagagtatttcttcaggtcaaatatgtccagctcctcttctgatgaGAGTAAGATGAAGGCCAGAACTGACCACTGATCACGATCTAAACAATTAtagagacttcctgatgtcaggaactgttggatctcctccactagaTAACGGTAGTTCAGCTCATTTAGACAatggaacagattgatgcttctctctaGAGAGAGATTTCCATTTAACTTCTCTGTGATGTAAAGCACTGTTTTCTCATTGGTCCGTGATGTATTTCCTGTCTTTCCAATAAGACCTTgtaggacaatctgattggtctccagagagaggcccaggaggaagtgAAGGAACAAGTCAAAGTGTCCATTCTCattctgtaaggccttgtccaccgCCTTCTGGTAGAGGAGGTGATGTTTATCATACCAGTCGGGTTGTTGTTCTTCTGAAAGCAGATTCTCACCAGTGTTGATGAAGGActgaaagacataaagggcagccagaaactcctggatgctcagatggGCAAAGCTGAACACCTTGtcctggtacagcccacactcctcCTTAAAGTTCTCGgggaacactcctgagtacactgaggctgctccAATATTGATGTCACACTCTGCCaggtctgcctcgtagaagatgAGGTTTCCCTTCTCCAGCTGGTAAAACGCCagttttcccagagaaacaatgatctcccTGATCTCTGAACTCCACTGCAGATCTGTTGCAGCTCTGCCATGATTCTTCCTGTCTGcctgtatggactgaaccctcaggaagtggctgtacatctgcGTCATAGTGTTGGGCATCTCTTTCCTGATCTTGGATGTTTTGAAGTGGTCCTCCAGAAccgtagcagtgatccaacataagactgggatgtgacacatgatgtggaggcttcgtgatttcttCACATGGGAGATAATTGTGCTGGCCAGCGTCTCCTCtttgaatctcttcctgaagtactcctcctgCTGTTGGTCggtgaaccctctcacctctgtaAACATGTTAACAAACTCAgaagggatctgattggctgccgcagggcgtgttGTTATCCAGATACgagcggagggaagcaggtcgcccctgatgaggtttgtcagcagcacgtccactgAGGTCGGctttgtgacatcagtccagatctggttgttctggaagtccacAGGAAgacgacactcatccagaccatccaagatgaagacaacttggAAATGGTTGAATCTGCAGATTCCTGCCTCTTTGGTCtcaataaagaagtgatgaagaagttccaccaagctcAACTCTTTCCCTTTaagtaaattcagctctctgaaagggaagagaaatgtgaagtatatgtcgtggttggctttgccttcagcccagtccagagtgaacttttgtgttaagacggttttaccaatgccggcgactccagttgtcattattgttctTATTGGTTGATCTTGGCCTGctaagggtttaaagatgtcttcacatttGATTGGTATTTCCTCCTTGGCTGGTTTCCTtgaagctgtttcaatcagtctgacctcatg
This genomic window from Gadus macrocephalus chromosome 15, ASM3116895v1 contains:
- the LOC132472987 gene encoding NACHT, LRR and PYD domains-containing protein 12-like isoform X2; this translates as MEEERKEGGPPSKTTLSGEHGCQSKAKSPEQQERADSPASSCDSMETEHSMDPPVTFKDGDVQPSKKRRVKQERADSPVPSCVSMKSDLSMEQPPEFKDGCPSREERQSQERSKVTSSQQHPTELIKRVEENAHAFLDEELKKLWRDHFPDYPQCSESQCEEEEEVDGKKEEQRRRAIEGVVDITKLCLMEMNQEELADTLGDKTAVCQRKIKSHLKKKFRSLLDGIATAGQQTDLNDFTEIFVRERGTREVNKEHEVRLIETASRKPAKEEIPIKCEDIFKPLAGQDQPIRTIMTTGVAGIGKTVLTQKFTLDWAEGKANHDIYFTFLFPFRELNLLKGKELSLVELLHHFFIETKEAGICRFNHFQVVFILDGLDECRLPVDFQNNQIWTDVTKPTSVDVLLTNLIRGDLLPSARIWITTRPAAANQIPSEFVNMFTEVRGFTDQQQEEYFRKRFKEETLASTIISHVKKSRSLHIMCHIPVLCWITATVLEDHFKTSKIRKEMPNTMTQMYSHFLRVQSIQADRKNHGRAATDLQWSSEIREIIVSLGKLAFYQLEKGNLIFYEADLAECDINIGAASVYSGVFPENFKEECGLYQDKVFSFAHLSIQEFLAALYVFQSFINTGENLLSEEQQPDWYDKHHLLYQKAVDKALQNENGHFDLFLHFLLGLSLETNQIVLQGLIGKTGNTSRTNEKTVLYITEKLNGNLSLERSINLFHCLNELNYRYLVEEIQQFLTSGSLYNCLDRDQWSVLAFILLSSEEELDIFDLKKYSKETAKEKGLLMLMPVVKASKKTLLNGCHLSERCCEALASVLSSHSSSLRELDLSSNDLQDSRVKLLSAGLGSPHCTLETLRLNGCQLSEGCCEALASVLSSNSSRLRELDLSTNDLQDSGVKLLCAGLGSPHCTLETLRLTDCHLSERCCEALASVLSSNSSSLRELDLSTNDLQDSGVKLLSAGLEGPHCTLETLRLSGCLITQKGCDSLASALSSNPSHLRELDLSYNHPGDSGVRLLSAGLEDPRWRLDTLSVKHGGFRRLKSGLKKYACEITLDPITAHQDFSLSEDNRKVTRGKRGQFRGQYPYHPERFLPLFQVLCREGLTGRCYWEVEWNHHVWIAVTYRGIQRKEWVNEAFLGKNDKSWSIECNNGGYTAWHNDGKTDVPLPPTGSNRVGVYLDRPAGTLSFYSVSPGGGGSSDTLTHLHTFQSTFTKEDLLPGFRLEWRESSVSLCQI
- the LOC132472987 gene encoding NACHT, LRR and PYD domains-containing protein 12-like isoform X1, with the translated sequence MEEERKEGGPPSKTTLSGEHGCQSKAKSPEQQERADSPASSCDSMETEHSMDPPVTFKDGDVQPSKKRRRQGRADSPGPSSPVSMKSDRSMSPPVQFKEGNQSIDKRRVKQERADSPVPSCVSMKSDLSMEQPPEFKDGCPSREERQSQERSKVTSSQQHPTELIKRVEENAHAFLDEELKKLWRDHFPDYPQCSESQCEEEEEVDGKKEEQRRRAIEGVVDITKLCLMEMNQEELADTLGDKTAVCQRKIKSHLKKKFRSLLDGIATAGQQTDLNDFTEIFVRERGTREVNKEHEVRLIETASRKPAKEEIPIKCEDIFKPLAGQDQPIRTIMTTGVAGIGKTVLTQKFTLDWAEGKANHDIYFTFLFPFRELNLLKGKELSLVELLHHFFIETKEAGICRFNHFQVVFILDGLDECRLPVDFQNNQIWTDVTKPTSVDVLLTNLIRGDLLPSARIWITTRPAAANQIPSEFVNMFTEVRGFTDQQQEEYFRKRFKEETLASTIISHVKKSRSLHIMCHIPVLCWITATVLEDHFKTSKIRKEMPNTMTQMYSHFLRVQSIQADRKNHGRAATDLQWSSEIREIIVSLGKLAFYQLEKGNLIFYEADLAECDINIGAASVYSGVFPENFKEECGLYQDKVFSFAHLSIQEFLAALYVFQSFINTGENLLSEEQQPDWYDKHHLLYQKAVDKALQNENGHFDLFLHFLLGLSLETNQIVLQGLIGKTGNTSRTNEKTVLYITEKLNGNLSLERSINLFHCLNELNYRYLVEEIQQFLTSGSLYNCLDRDQWSVLAFILLSSEEELDIFDLKKYSKETAKEKGLLMLMPVVKASKKTLLNGCHLSERCCEALASVLSSHSSSLRELDLSSNDLQDSRVKLLSAGLGSPHCTLETLRLNGCQLSEGCCEALASVLSSNSSRLRELDLSTNDLQDSGVKLLCAGLGSPHCTLETLRLTDCHLSERCCEALASVLSSNSSSLRELDLSTNDLQDSGVKLLSAGLEGPHCTLETLRLSGCLITQKGCDSLASALSSNPSHLRELDLSYNHPGDSGVRLLSAGLEDPRWRLDTLSVKHGGFRRLKSGLKKYACEITLDPITAHQDFSLSEDNRKVTRGKRGQFRGQYPYHPERFLPLFQVLCREGLTGRCYWEVEWNHHVWIAVTYRGIQRKEWVNEAFLGKNDKSWSIECNNGGYTAWHNDGKTDVPLPPTGSNRVGVYLDRPAGTLSFYSVSPGGGGSSDTLTHLHTFQSTFTKEDLLPGFRLEWRESSVSLCQI
- the LOC132472987 gene encoding NACHT, LRR and PYD domains-containing protein 3-like isoform X3; translated protein: MEEERKEGGPPSKTTLSGEHGCQSKAKSPEQQERADSPASSCDSMETEHSMDPPVTFKDGDVQPSKKRRRQGRADSPGPSSPVSMKSDRSMSPPVQFKEGNQSIDKRRVKQERADSPVPSCVSMKSDLSMEQPPEFKDGCPSREERQSQERSKVTSSQQHPTELIKRVEENAHAFLDEELKKLWRDHFPDYPQCSESQCEEEEEVDGKKEEQRRRAIEGVVDITKLCLMEMNQEELADTLGDKTAVCQRKIKSHLKKKFRSLLDGIATAGQQTDLNDFTEIFVRERGTREVNKEHEVRLIETASRKPAKEEIPIKCEDIFKPLAGQDQPIRTIMTTGVAGIGKTVLTQKFTLDWAEGKANHDIYFTFLFPFRELNLLKGKELSLVELLHHFFIETKEAGICRFNHFQVVFILDGLDECRLPVDFQNNQIWTDVTKPTSVDVLLTNLIRGDLLPSARIWITTRPAAANQIPSEFVNMFTEVRGFTDQQQEEYFRKRFKEETLASTIISHVKKSRSLHIMCHIPVLCWITATVLEDHFKTSKIRKEMPNTMTQMYSHFLRVQSIQADRKNHGRAATDLQWSSEIREIIVSLGKLAFYQLEKGNLIFYEADLAECDINIGAASVYSGVFPENFKEECGLYQDKVFSFAHLSIQEFLAALYVFQSFINTGENLLSEEQQPDWYDKHHLLYQKAVDKALQNENGHFDLFLHFLLGLSLETNQIVLQGLIGKTGNTSRTNEKTVLYITEKLNGNLSLERSINLFHCLNELNYRYLVEEIQQFLTSGSLYNCLDRDQWSVLAFILLSSEEELDIFDLKKYSKETAKEKGLLMLMPVVKASKKTLLNGCQLSEGCCEALASVLSSNSSRLRELDLSTNDLQDSGVKLLCAGLGSPHCTLETLRLTDCHLSERCCEALASVLSSNSSSLRELDLSTNDLQDSGVKLLSAGLEGPHCTLETLRLSGCLITQKGCDSLASALSSNPSHLRELDLSYNHPGDSGVRLLSAGLEDPRWRLDTLSVKHGGFRRLKSGLKKYACEITLDPITAHQDFSLSEDNRKVTRGKRGQFRGQYPYHPERFLPLFQVLCREGLTGRCYWEVEWNHHVWIAVTYRGIQRKEWVNEAFLGKNDKSWSIECNNGGYTAWHNDGKTDVPLPPTGSNRVGVYLDRPAGTLSFYSVSPGGGGSSDTLTHLHTFQSTFTKEDLLPGFRLEWRESSVSLCQI